TACAGATTTGGGAACAGCGCCGATTTGCTTATCTACGATCTCGCCATTTTTAAAGAATAACAAAGCAGGTATATTACGAATACCGTACTTCGTTGAAATATCGGAATTGTGGTCTACATTTACTTTACCTACTACCGCTTTACCATCATATTCTTTGGCAAGCTCTTCTACGACTGGACCTACCATACGACATGGTCCGCACCATTCTGCCCAAAAATCTACCAATACAGGTTTGTCTGATTTCAATACAACCTCATCAAAGTTGCTATCTGTGATTTCTAATGCCATTATTTTGAATTTATTTTTATTTACTAATTTGTTAATTTCTCTATATACATTAATAAATGAATACAAATATAGCTTTTCAAATGTTTTGCCAAACCATCGCGGGTGACAATCTGACATTAATTTAACTTATAGCCCCGTTCTCCCGTAAGCGTTTTCAGCTCTTCCAGAAATTCATTACTTAAATGCACCTTGAGACCTTTGGCCGGCATTTCTAAACTCACCTTATCTTCAAAATCAAGTAATATAAATTTTAGTTGACAATTCCTCACTTCTTCCTCTTGATTTTTGGTAATGATATGTTGCAAATTTTCTACGAAATTTTGATTCAAATCATGTAATGGTACCTGAATACTGATAGACTTAGCCATTTTATCCCGTAACTCTGAAAGGAGCTGAATAGCGGTTATTTTAAACTCCCAATTATCTTGTTGTCGAAAACGCTCGCTAACCGTACCACGGATCTGCAAAAA
This Olivibacter sp. SDN3 DNA region includes the following protein-coding sequences:
- the trxA gene encoding thioredoxin; the encoded protein is MALEITDSNFDEVVLKSDKPVLVDFWAEWCGPCRMVGPVVEELAKEYDGKAVVGKVNVDHNSDISTKYGIRNIPALLFFKNGEIVDKQIGAVPKSVLASKLEAQLV